A genomic region of Anas platyrhynchos isolate ZD024472 breed Pekin duck chromosome 9, IASCAAS_PekinDuck_T2T, whole genome shotgun sequence contains the following coding sequences:
- the MRPL44 gene encoding large ribosomal subunit protein mL44, which translates to MAAGLGALLRASRRLLAAAGAGPGAVRAAHGPAPPRAKKRWLRAYLEQQRLEAPPRRRSEQPGWDYHAEIQAFSRRLQEDFSLDLLKTAFVNPCYVQSEEARRRQLGLEAGAAALALRDNGELCARGLPFARSQLGRCLQAAHPALPAPGTAALVAFLTGPELVAEVSRGLALQDLALCAQFPVPPPVLHRTFFAVVGALLGSSGPERTGIFLRDFLMPHLIGKDLFEIWEVVNPMGLLVEELTKRNISSPEPRITRQLGVTTVLPLYFVGLYCDKKMIAEGPGETLLAAEEEAARVALRKLYGYTENRRPWDYSKPKQGWTAEKAISSN; encoded by the exons ATGGCGGCCGGGCTCGGGGCTCTCCTCAGGGCGTCGCGGCGGCTGCTGGctgcggccggggccgggcccggggccgTTCGTGCCGCGcacggccccgctccgccccgcgcCAAGAAGCGGTGGCTCCGCGCCTACCTGGAGCAGCAGCGCCTGGAGGCGCCCCCGCGGCGGCG GTCCGAGCAGCCCGGCTGGGATTACCACGCGGAGATCCAAGCCTTCAGCCGCCGCCTCCAGGAGGATTTTTCCTTGGACCTCCTCAAAACCGCCTTCGTCAACCCCTGCTACGTGCAGAGCGAGGAGGCGAGGCGccggcagctggggctggaggcggGGGCGGCTGCCCTCGCCCTGCGGGACAACGGCGAGCTGTGTGCGCGGGGGCTGCCCTTCGCCCGCTCCCAGCTGGGGCGCTGCCTGCAGGCCGCCCAcccggccctgcccgccccggGCACGGCGGCGCTCGTCGCCTTCCTGACGGGCCCGGAGCTGGTCGCCGAGGTGTCCCGGGGCCTGGCGCTGCAGGACCTGGCGCTGTGCGCGCAGTTCCCCGTCCCGCCGCCCGTGCTGCACAGGACCTTCTTCGCCGTCGTCGGAGCGCTGCTCGGCAGCAGCGGGCCCGAGAGAACGGGCATCTTCCTCAGG gaTTTTTTAATGCCCCATCTGATTGGAAAAGATCTGTTTGAGATCTGGGAAGTTGTAAATCCCATGGGCTTACTAGTGGAAGAGTTGACCAAGAGGAACATCTCTTCTCCAGAGCCAAGAATTACGAGGCAGCTGGGAGTCACCACAGTTCTTCCTCTGTACTTCGTTGGGCTGTACTG tgatAAGAAGATGATCGCTGAAGGCCCTGGTGAAACGCTGCTTGCGGCAGAGGAAGAAGCTGCCCGCGTGGCGCTGCGGAAGCTGTATGGGTATACAGAGAACAGGAGACCTTGGGATTACTCGAAACCCAAACAAGGGTGGACAGCTGAAAAGGCTATCAGCAGTAACTAG